TTAGGATGGTGAGTGAAATGAGTTGGAAGCGTTTCATTGCAGGTGTAGGAGTCGGCGTCGCAGTAGCGTGGTTTGCCAAAGACCAGCTGGAACAGACAAGCTGCAACCTGTCACCTGAACGAGCACTGAAATTAGTTAAACGGAAAATGAAAGATTTCGGAACTATTGACGGATCATGGATTCACATGATGGCAGAAGAGTTCCACAATGATAACCTTACGTATTCTGTCTACCGGGGCGGCGTTTCATGTACAATCGACGGCCACCTTCATGCTTTTGAATTTCTTGTTGATGCATCAACCGGTACGATTTTAAAACTGAAAAGACAGGATGACTGAGCCTCCTGATGAAGAAGAAGATCCCGTGCAAAAACGGGGTCTTTTTTGTATTTTACAAAAAATAGGACAAAATACCTTATTAAATTATCTGATTATTCATAATATTAGTTCTTCAGACACAAGGAGCAATTCACTTTTAAGAAGAAAGTATTATAGGCAAATGATTATTTCCTATATTTTGCGAAAGGAGGATATTTTTACAGAAAAACTGCGGTTTTGACCAAGTATATCTATCTATTTAGGGGGAATGAAAGTGAAGAGTAATTTGACACGGGTGATGATGTCGTTCCTGGCTGTTTTGCTGATTGTTTCAACCTTTGCGCCGTTTGGTTCTGCAAACAGTGATCGTGAACTTGAGATCGGTGAGCTGTTTGGAAGTTACGACCTTTCTTCAAGTGATGAAGTGACAGTTATTGTCGAGTTGGATGAGCCATCAATCGTTGAAGCAAAAAGTAAAGGTAAATCACAGACTAAAGGAAACTTGCAACGTGTGCGGGAAGACGTAATTGATGACGTACATAGTGCTGCTCCGAACAGTGAAATAAACCGCGAATATGATTATGTATTCTCCGGTTTCTCTGTACAGCTTCCGCAAAATGAGATTGGAAGTTTACTAAGTGTTGACGGCGTAAAAGCCGTTTACCCTGATGTTTTGTATCAGGTGGATGCGTTTGACCCGGAACTGATTGATTCTGAGTCATTTTCTCCAGCCATGATGGAAAGTGCACCTTTTATTGGTGCCGAAGAAGCATGGAAAGACCTTGGAATAACCGGTAAAGGAGTAACGGTCGCCATTATTGATACTGGAGTTGACTACACGCACCCTGACCTTGCCCACGCATTTGGTGACTATAAAGGCTACGACTTTGTTGACAATGACGAAGACCCTCAGGAAGGACCGGGTCAGTACCACGGAACTCACGTAGCTGGTACAGTGGCTGCAAATGGGGCTATTAAGGGAGTTGCACCTGATGCCAGCCTGATAGGGTACCGTGTACTTGGTCCTAACGGTGGTACCACTGCAGATGTCGTTGCCGCTATTGAACTCGCTGTTCAAGACGGCGCAGACATTATGAACCTTTCACTGGGAAATACATTGAACAACCCGGACTGGGCTACTTCCATCGCACTTGACTGGGCTATGGCTGAAGGGGTTGTTGCAGTTACTTCCAACGGAAACGCAGGTCCAAACAACTGGACTGTAGGATCACCAGGTACTTCTCGTGATGCGATTTCTGTAGGGGCTACTCAGCTGCCTTACAAAGTTTTCACAGCTGAAACCACTTCATCTGACGGCGTATCCTATGCTTCTTCAGCTGTACAAGGATTCCCTTCGGAAGAAGAACTGCTGGCTCTTAATGGACAGGACTTTGAACTGGTTGATGTAGGGTTTGGTTCTCCCGCAGAATTTGCCGGGAAAGATTTAGAAGGTAAAATCGCTTTAATCAGCCGAGGGGCAGGAATTCCTTTCGTCGATAAAGCAACAGAAGCCAAAAAAGCCGGTGCTGTCGGTGCTATTCTCTATAATAACGTAGCAGGATCGATGCCGCTTATTCCCGGTATGGATGTTCCTACAATTATGCTGAATCAGGCTGACGGGCAAGCATTGTTGGCAAAAGTAAATGATGTCACTGTTAGTTTTGATATCGAGTTTGCAGGTGCTGTCGGCGAAACAATGGCTGACTTCTCATCACGCGGTCCCGTAACGTTCACGTGGATGATCAAGCCTGACGTTTCTGCACCTGGTGTGAACATTGTAAGTACATTCCCTGGAGAGACATATGCTGCTCTTCAAGGAACGAGCATGTCAGCCCCTCACGTAGCCGGTGCTGCAGCGTTAATTCTTGAAGCACATCCTGACTGGAGTGTAGACAATGTTAAAGCAGCATTAATGAACACTGCAGAAGACATGATCGATCCTGCTACAGGTAAAAGCTATCCTCACAATACCCAGGGTGCTGGAAGTATCCGCGTTCTTGATGCGATCGAGACTGAAACACTCGTTTCCCCTGGATCTTACTCATTCGGTAAATTCGTAAAAGAAAGCGGCCGCCAAGTTGAGAAACAACACTTTGAAATTACGAATCTATCTGATGAGCGTAAACGTTACTCTATTGATGTAGAGTTCCACGATGAAGCTGCGGCTGATGGGATTAAAGTAAACACAAGTAACAACCTTCAAGTCCAGCCTGGTAAAACACAAAAGGTGAACATGAACGTTCAAGTGAATGCAAGCGGGCTTGAGGCAGGCTATTACGAAGCCACAATCACATTAACTGACGGTTCAGATGTTATTGAAGTACCTTCCATCCTCTTTGTAGGAGAGCCTGATTATCCGCGAGTTACCGGCGCATTTATGGGTAAAGAAGCTGACGGAAGCTACTATGTCGGTTCCTACCTTCCAGGTGGAGCAGATGTGATTGAGTATGATATTTACGTTCTCGGACCCGGAAATACAATTGGTGGTTTTGTAGATACGATTGGTTCTTTTGAAAATGTAGAAGCTCCTATCCATGAATTTAACTGGGATGGAACGGTCCAAAACGGAATTAATCTTCCAAATGGCCAGTGGGTTCTCGGTGTATACGTTGAAAAAGCCGGCGTAACAGAATATAAAGCCTATCTCGTAACAAAAAATTAACCACTTAACCTGAGAGACCGCCACGGCGGTCTCTTTTAATGTATATAAAACTATTGTACTAAATAAATTTTAGTATTTACCCAGTTTTATATAGTCATAAAGAACCACATCCCTTATATACCAAACTTTACCTCACATGTAATCATTTTCAGATTTTTCCCACATTTATTACTATTGTCGGACGACTCGACAATATTTTCCCTGTAAACTTTTAGTTAGACGAAAGATTTTGTCAATTAGGGGTGAGAAAAGTCGGTGTTTAATCTCCGCTTTTCAATAACCTACTATTCATCTTAGTATAGGGGGAATTGAACGTGAAATCATTTTTCACAAAATCCATGCTTTCGGTTTTAGCTGTTTTGCTCGTAGCCGGAAGTTTTGCACCACAAGGATCGGCCAACGCGTCCGGCAGTGAACCAGCTGAGCTGTTCGGCAGCTACGATCTGAGCTCTTCTGACAGTGTTACTGTCATTGTTGAACTGGACGAGCCATCTTTACTTGAAGCGAAACACACAGGTAAAGGACAGACAAAAGGCTATTTAGAACAAGCGCGTGAGCAGGTAAAAGAAGCTCTTGCTTCAGCTGCCCCAAGCAGCGAAGTGAACCGTGAGTACAATACAGTTTTTTCAGGATTCTCTGTAGAAGTAGCTCAAGATGAGCTTGCATCTTTATTAGCGCTGGACGGTGTACAGGCAGTTTATCCTGACGTACACTATGATGCGAATGAGTTTGACCCTGAACTCATCGACGAGGAATCTTTCTCCCCGGCAATGATGGACAGTGCGCCGTTTATCGGAGCGCCTGAAGTTTGGGAAGATCTTGGAGTGACAGGTGAAGGAATTACTGTAGCCATCATCGATACAGGTGTAGACTACACTCACCCTGACCTGCAGAGTTCTTTTGGCGACTACTTAGGCTATGACTTTGTTGATAATGATGATGATCCAAATGAAGGACCTGGGCAATACCACGGTACTCACGTTGCCGGAACTGTTGCTGCTGATGGCGGCCCGAACGGTGAAGGTATTGTAGGTGTAGCACCAGACGCGGATCTAGTTTCTTACCGTGTACTCGGACCAAACGGCGGAACAACTGAAGACGTTGTTGCTGCAGTTGAGCTTGCAGTACAAGACGGTGTTGACGTGATGAACCTTTCTCTTGGAAACAGCTTAAATGATGCTGACTGGGCTACGTCAATCGCGCTTGACTGGGCAATGAGAGAAGGTGTGGTAGCTGTTGTTGCCAACGGTAACTCCGGCCCGAACAACTGGACAGTCGGTTCTCCGGGTACCTCCCGTGATGCTATCAGTGTAGGGGCAACTCAACTGCCATACGATGCCTATAATGCAGCCATCTTCACTTCTGAAGGAGTAAGCTATCCTTCTGCTGAAATCATGGGTTATCCATCTGTTGAAGAACTTCTTGCCCTTGATGGTGAAGAATTAGAATTTGTTCACGTAGGTCTTGCAGGACCTGGTGACTTTGATGATGTGGATGTAGATGGAAAAATTGCTCTTATCCAGCGCGGAGAGTATCCTTTTGTTGATAAAGCAGCGGAAGCCAAAGATAATGGTGCTGTCGGGGCAATCATCTACAACAACGTTGCAGGTGTTCAGCCGGAAGTTCCCGGACTTGCAGTGCCGACAATTATGACAACATTGGAAGACGGTCAAAAGCTTCTTTCCGAGCTGGAAGCCGGCAACAACACAGTTACCTTTGATATTGAATTTGATCAGGAAGTTCCGGAATCCATGGCAGGCTTCTCTTCAAGAGGACCGGCTGCACCAACGTTTATGATCAAGCCTGACGTTTCCGCTCCTGGAGTTGGAATCGTAAGTACTATGCCTGAAGCATTCGGCTACTATGCTTCACTTCAAGGTACAAGCATGGCAGCTCCGCACGTAGCCGGTGTTGCAGCGCTTATTCTTGAAGCAAACCCTGAGCGTACACCACAACAAGTAAAAGCAGCGATTATGAACACAGCTGAACCTGTTTTGGATCGTGACGGCAATCCGTACCCGTTTAACTCTCAAGGTGCCGGAAGTGTCCGTCCATATGATGCCATTACAACTGAAACACTTGTATCACCCGGCTCTCACACGTTCGGTGTATTTGATAAAGATAACGGACGTCAGACAGAACGCAACCATTTTGAAGTAACAAACCTTTCTGACGAGCGCAAACGTTATGAAATTGATGTTACTTTCCACGGTGGTGAGGATCACATTAACGTAAACACAAGCAACAATTTGAACGTACATGCTGGAAGCACTCAAAAAGTAAACACTGTCGTTCAAATCAATGCTTCCGCTCTTGAAGCCGGATACTACGAAGCAACCATCACCCTCACTCACGGTGACGAAGTGATTGAAGTACCAAGTATCGCATTTGTAATGGAACCGGATTACCCGCGAGTAACGCATTTGTTCCTCGGTGTAAACCCTGATGGTACAATCGCGGGTGAAGCGTACTTACCCGGCGGTGCAGAGTACTTTGAGTTTTGGGTTTACAGAGATGGAGAGGAATATGAGTACATTGGTGCTCCTGTAACTGATGAAAACATCAGCGCAGGCTACTACCAATTCACTTGGGACGGGCTCGCTCCTGATGGCAGCGAACTGGAGCCAGGTGCCTACGATCTTTATGCTTACGCTGAAAAAGCAGGACAGTCTGATTATGCTTACGGCGGTACACTGACCATTGAAGAAAACGGACAAGTTGAACTTGACATTGCTCAATAACCTTAACGAGGAAGCCACACATGGCTTCCTCTTCTTTTTCACTCACGCTAATCTTGAGATATCGCAGTAATTCCTGTATTCATTCCCTTTTTTCCTTCAAATAGCCCGCAAGCCAGTCCGGCCCAACTAATTACCACAACAAAAAGAACCCCCTAAAGGGCTCCCGGATTCCGAGAAACCTATGTATTTTGGAGCTTGGATTTCTCGCTTCTTAAAAGAAGTTATAAATATTACTATCTCATAAAATACATCGTTGTTTTACAAACACGCTTGGTGTAATTAAAAAGAGTGATGCAGCCGGGATGTCCGAAGACTCCTGCGGTAGCAGGGGCCAGGCAAGACCCCACAGAGCGTAGCTCGAGGAGGCTTGCCGGCGTCACCGCGGAAAGCGAAGGACATTCCGGCTGCATCAACAATCTCCATTACTAAAAGGACAGCCTGAGAGCCCCCTGAAGGGCTCCATCATTAATCCTCTATTCATTTTCCCGGTTTCTGAGAACCGCTTCTTCAACCACATTCTCCTCATTCCACTTTAACGCACGGTATTTATAGTCGTGGTAAAACAGGAACCAGGCATCCGCCTCAATCGCTTCGCCGATATGGGCTTGTTTGGCCCCGATAGAGTCCATTGGGTAATCATCGTATGCCAGAACCCATAACGGGTTTCTGTGAGCGTGTGTAGGCATGATATCGGCCATATGAACGGCTCGTTCTCCTTCACTCTCCAGCTTAAGGATGCTGTGACCGTCACTGTGGCCTCCCGTGTGAACAAGGCGTACTCCCGGAACAGGCTCAACCTCTTCTTTATATGTCTGGACCTGGGAAACAATCGGCTCCCAGTTTTCCTTATAGTACGTCGCTTTTGAACGGATATTCGGAGCCTTCAGCTCTTCCCATTCCGTTTCGTTCACATAGTAAACAGCGTTAGGGAACACAGAGACCAGGTCTTCCCCAGCCCATTCCGACACCCCGCAGGCATGATCAAAATGCATGTGTGTCATCAAAACAATGTGGATGTCCTCAGTGGATAATCCAAGTTCCTTCAGATTTTCCTTCACTTTTGATTCTTGCTCAATTCCGAAGTTACGCTTTTGCTTGTCATTGAACTTCCCGTTGCCGATGCCCGCTTCAACGAGAATATTCTTTCCGTCCAACTGTATAAGCATCGGGTCGGTTCTCAGTTCGATCTGATTTCGTTCGTTTACAGGGTATTTCTTTTCCCAGAGCGGTCTCGGTACGACCCCGAACATGGCACCACCGTCCATGTGCGTGACGCCTCCGTTTAACCACGTAATCTTAATGTTGCCTACTTCGAGCTGTTCCAATGCCATCATTTCATCCCCTTGCGTAAATGTCATTCAGCGAATCGGAGTTCCGGCTGGCACCTGGCAGCGATTACTTTTTCCAGACAGCTTCAAGGCGGTAAATAGGATGGCCTTTTCTTGAGAACTTTTCTTCGTACTCCGTCATTACATTGCCTTCCAAGCCGTCTTCATGAAGGTCCAGGCTGATATTCTTTAACGCAAAGCCAAATTCCGAAAAGCTTTGAAGTGAATATTGAAACAAGATGCGGTTGTCTGTCTTGAAATGGACTTCTCCGCCATCCTTCAATATTTCTACATATTTCTTCAGAAATCCTTCATGTGTGAGCCTTCTTTTCGCATGGCGGTTCTTTGGCCACGGATCGGTGAAGTTAATGAAAAGACGGTCTACTTCATTTTCCCCGAAGAAGTCCGTAATTTCATTAACGTCCTCTTTGAGCATTTTAACGTTAGGGAGCTTCACTTCCTGCATGAGTTCCAATGCACTGATAATGACGCTGTCGTATTTCTCTATGCCAATCACATTAATATCAGGGTGCTGTTCTGCCATCCCTGTCACAAATTGTCCTTTTCCGCTTCCCACCTCTACGTACAGTGGTTTATCATTACTGAAATACTCATTCCACTTCCCTTTATAATCACCGGGATTGGGAATAATAAGGTGGGGATTGTCCGCTATTTCCTGCGGGGCCCAAGGTTTATTTCGAAGACGCATCGTTCATCGTCACTCCATTTCATTCTTTTTACCATACATAACAATACCACAATTTTTTCATTTATTCCTCACTGGCAGGGAAATGATTACATTGTTCAGAATAAAGGAATAGAACATCATAATCACAATTGAGGAGGATGCACAGTGACACAAAGCGAAACGATTACCAAACTTAGAAAAATGCTCATTCACATGAAAAATAGAGAGCACACATCAGATAACGACTTTAAAAAAATGCAGACCTATGTAAAAGAGCTCCGTGAAGAAGAAGTAAATGAAAACTTCGAGGGCAGCATCGTGGAAATGGATGCCTTCATTGATGAAAGAACAAACAGTTCCACCTTAAAAGAGCATATCAAACTTCACGAAATGAATATCGCCCGCTGGATTGAGGAACTCGAAATGCTGAAAGACGGGGACGGCGGTGTGACCATTGACTACGAACAGCGCGAAAGCAGGGAGATTTAGATACGAATAGAAATATGATTTTCACACAACCTAACGCTTAGAAGACAACATAAAGGATGTGTGAATCATGCCAATGAATTATCATCATCAGCTTCAGCTGCTTATAGACATTTTAAAAAACCAGGACAACGAGCATTACGGGTCCCGTGATGAATATGCCCAAATTGAACGGCTTGCTAAATCCCTTTTGAAGAACAAAGAAATTCAGGAAGAAATCCGTGACCTTCTTATGAACATTGAGCAGTACAGCAGCCGGCACCAGACAACAGGACAGCTTGAAGCTCTTAACAGCGAAGAGATCCAGCAGTGGATTCAGGGAATTGAAACATCGGAACACAGCTTTCTTTATCCGGACCGCCTGATGTAGAGCCCGTAAAAAAACCTTGTCTCCCGGCTTCGGGATGACAAGGTTTTCCTTTGTTTATACATTCACTTCATTTAACACGTCATAAAGCATGGTATTCCATTTATTTAACTCAACGACCTGCATTTTATCTTTATGCCACATCACGCTTTCGACGCTCTGAGCAATCATATACCAGCTCATGCGCTTCTCCAGATCTCTGGTTAATTCAGCACCGTAGGATGACAGCCACTGCTCCCACTCGTTCCTCGGTACATATAAGTACAATAATGCCGATAAATCAAGAGCAGGATCGGCTACGTTGGCACCATCCCAGTCAATCAGGTACAGAGAGTCATCTTCACTGACAATCCAATTGTTATGGTTCACGTCAGAATGACAAACCACATAGTCCTCAACATTTACTTCCTGTATATTGGAACGGAGCCAGGCGATGGCGTCTTTGACCACCGGGTCAGCCGACCCGGACTGCTTCGCCTTATCTTCAAGGTCTTCAAGGAAGCGACTCGCTGTTAAAGGTTCGTTGCCTAAACGCTTAAACATATCGAGAAGTTCTTTGGAACGGTGAATTTTCCCTAGAAGCCTGCCTATACGACGGGAATTCATATCGTAGGACTTTAATTCCCTTCCGTTCACCCAGCGCTGAGCGGTAATCACATCCCCGCTCTCGAGACGCTTCGTCCAAAGAAGCTTTGGAACAATCCCTTCTGCTGAAAGGACCGCCAAAAACGGTGAAGAATTTCGCTTTATAAAGATTTTTTGTTCGCCCTGTTCCGCAACATAAGCTTCCCCTGTTGCACCACCGGCAGGACGCAAATGCCATCCTTCACCCATCAAGTGTTTCAATCGTTTCACCCTCAATTTCATCGAATCCTGAATCACAGAAGTATTTTTCATCATATCACGAATTGTTTTAAATAAGAAGACACAAAAAGTCTTATATCATTGTAAAGAAGTTTTTCCTTTTCATCAAGAGTCTGTTCTACAAATTTCCTCTTGATTGACAGATCTTCATTAATCACATGATACTACCCGCGTGCTTTTTTCAGCACAACCAACTCGTAGGGTTCAATTTCCGAATGATCCCCGATGATAAAAGAGGTTGATGAAACGGTTGCTACATGATTACTGATCAGTTTATCCCACCGCCCCGGTGAAGGCAGATAAAGAGGAAAACGCTTTTTCGTCGGATTAATGAAAACAGCAATGTCTTCCGAGTCGCCGAGTAAAAGGTATCCAAACACAGGTGCCGGACTTTGCAGGATATGGAGGCGTCTTTGAATATCATTTTTATTATCAAGACGAAAAACAGGATACTCCCGGCGGATATTGATCAGAGACTTGATGAATTGAATATTTGCTTTCTCTGCTTCCCGTTGCGTCCAGTCAAGCTTATTAATGTCATCTCCGGATATATAGCTGTTTTCGTCTCCTTTTTTTGTTCTGAACCACTCCTGCCCTGCATGGAGGAAAGGAATGCCCTGACTCAGCAGCGTCAGTCCGGTAGCCAGCTGGTGTATCCGTTTTTTCTCTTCCTCGGTCTCTGTCTCATTTGTGTTTTGCAGGCGATCCCATAAAGTGTGATTATCGTGGCACTCTACATAGTTCACCGACTGCCCCGGGCTTTCCACCTTACGATCACCAAAATCATCACGGCAGGAGCCGGAAACCAGCTGTGGCAGCCGTTCAATAAAACGCCCGTGGCCATTGGCAAAACCTGCATCATGCATAAAGAACAATTGCCCTTTTATACTGTCCCGGTAAAAATCATTGAAGAAACTCACTCCGGGAAGATGGTAGGACTTATCCATCGTAGCTTTTTGCTCCGAATGAAGCGGTGTATCCAAGTCCCACCCTTCTCCAAGAAGCAGGATCGTCCGGTTGTATTCATTACAGAGAGTGCGGATCCCCCTCATCGTTGCGATGTCCATTGCACCCATAAGATCGAACCTGAAACCGTCCACCCGGTACTCATCAAGCCAGTATGCGACAGAATCCAGGATAAACTTCCGCACCATTTTCCTTTCCGTTGCCAGATCATTTCCCACACCAGTGCCGTTCCCCGGTGATCCGTCCCCGTGATACCTGAAATAGTAACCGGGAACAAGCTTATGAAAAGGAGAATCTTCTTTCACAAATACATGATTATACACGACATCCAAAATGACACTCAGCCCGTTGTTGTGGAAGGACTGAATCATTTCCTTACATTCGCGGATTCTTGTAAGAGGGTTATTTACATCTGTTGCGTAACTGC
This DNA window, taken from Alteribacter keqinensis, encodes the following:
- a CDS encoding PepSY domain-containing protein, with amino-acid sequence MSWKRFIAGVGVGVAVAWFAKDQLEQTSCNLSPERALKLVKRKMKDFGTIDGSWIHMMAEEFHNDNLTYSVYRGGVSCTIDGHLHAFEFLVDASTGTILKLKRQDD
- a CDS encoding S8 family serine peptidase, with product MKSNLTRVMMSFLAVLLIVSTFAPFGSANSDRELEIGELFGSYDLSSSDEVTVIVELDEPSIVEAKSKGKSQTKGNLQRVREDVIDDVHSAAPNSEINREYDYVFSGFSVQLPQNEIGSLLSVDGVKAVYPDVLYQVDAFDPELIDSESFSPAMMESAPFIGAEEAWKDLGITGKGVTVAIIDTGVDYTHPDLAHAFGDYKGYDFVDNDEDPQEGPGQYHGTHVAGTVAANGAIKGVAPDASLIGYRVLGPNGGTTADVVAAIELAVQDGADIMNLSLGNTLNNPDWATSIALDWAMAEGVVAVTSNGNAGPNNWTVGSPGTSRDAISVGATQLPYKVFTAETTSSDGVSYASSAVQGFPSEEELLALNGQDFELVDVGFGSPAEFAGKDLEGKIALISRGAGIPFVDKATEAKKAGAVGAILYNNVAGSMPLIPGMDVPTIMLNQADGQALLAKVNDVTVSFDIEFAGAVGETMADFSSRGPVTFTWMIKPDVSAPGVNIVSTFPGETYAALQGTSMSAPHVAGAAALILEAHPDWSVDNVKAALMNTAEDMIDPATGKSYPHNTQGAGSIRVLDAIETETLVSPGSYSFGKFVKESGRQVEKQHFEITNLSDERKRYSIDVEFHDEAAADGIKVNTSNNLQVQPGKTQKVNMNVQVNASGLEAGYYEATITLTDGSDVIEVPSILFVGEPDYPRVTGAFMGKEADGSYYVGSYLPGGADVIEYDIYVLGPGNTIGGFVDTIGSFENVEAPIHEFNWDGTVQNGINLPNGQWVLGVYVEKAGVTEYKAYLVTKN
- a CDS encoding S8 family serine peptidase, with protein sequence MKSFFTKSMLSVLAVLLVAGSFAPQGSANASGSEPAELFGSYDLSSSDSVTVIVELDEPSLLEAKHTGKGQTKGYLEQAREQVKEALASAAPSSEVNREYNTVFSGFSVEVAQDELASLLALDGVQAVYPDVHYDANEFDPELIDEESFSPAMMDSAPFIGAPEVWEDLGVTGEGITVAIIDTGVDYTHPDLQSSFGDYLGYDFVDNDDDPNEGPGQYHGTHVAGTVAADGGPNGEGIVGVAPDADLVSYRVLGPNGGTTEDVVAAVELAVQDGVDVMNLSLGNSLNDADWATSIALDWAMREGVVAVVANGNSGPNNWTVGSPGTSRDAISVGATQLPYDAYNAAIFTSEGVSYPSAEIMGYPSVEELLALDGEELEFVHVGLAGPGDFDDVDVDGKIALIQRGEYPFVDKAAEAKDNGAVGAIIYNNVAGVQPEVPGLAVPTIMTTLEDGQKLLSELEAGNNTVTFDIEFDQEVPESMAGFSSRGPAAPTFMIKPDVSAPGVGIVSTMPEAFGYYASLQGTSMAAPHVAGVAALILEANPERTPQQVKAAIMNTAEPVLDRDGNPYPFNSQGAGSVRPYDAITTETLVSPGSHTFGVFDKDNGRQTERNHFEVTNLSDERKRYEIDVTFHGGEDHINVNTSNNLNVHAGSTQKVNTVVQINASALEAGYYEATITLTHGDEVIEVPSIAFVMEPDYPRVTHLFLGVNPDGTIAGEAYLPGGAEYFEFWVYRDGEEYEYIGAPVTDENISAGYYQFTWDGLAPDGSELEPGAYDLYAYAEKAGQSDYAYGGTLTIEENGQVELDIAQ
- a CDS encoding YtnP family quorum-quenching lactonase — translated: MEQLEVGNIKITWLNGGVTHMDGGAMFGVVPRPLWEKKYPVNERNQIELRTDPMLIQLDGKNILVEAGIGNGKFNDKQKRNFGIEQESKVKENLKELGLSTEDIHIVLMTHMHFDHACGVSEWAGEDLVSVFPNAVYYVNETEWEELKAPNIRSKATYYKENWEPIVSQVQTYKEEVEPVPGVRLVHTGGHSDGHSILKLESEGERAVHMADIMPTHAHRNPLWVLAYDDYPMDSIGAKQAHIGEAIEADAWFLFYHDYKYRALKWNEENVVEEAVLRNRENE
- the trmB gene encoding tRNA (guanosine(46)-N7)-methyltransferase TrmB, with protein sequence MRLRNKPWAPQEIADNPHLIIPNPGDYKGKWNEYFSNDKPLYVEVGSGKGQFVTGMAEQHPDINVIGIEKYDSVIISALELMQEVKLPNVKMLKEDVNEITDFFGENEVDRLFINFTDPWPKNRHAKRRLTHEGFLKKYVEILKDGGEVHFKTDNRILFQYSLQSFSEFGFALKNISLDLHEDGLEGNVMTEYEEKFSRKGHPIYRLEAVWKK
- a CDS encoding YtzH-like family protein; translated protein: MPMNYHHQLQLLIDILKNQDNEHYGSRDEYAQIERLAKSLLKNKEIQEEIRDLLMNIEQYSSRHQTTGQLEALNSEEIQQWIQGIETSEHSFLYPDRLM
- a CDS encoding phosphotransferase family protein, which translates into the protein MKHLMGEGWHLRPAGGATGEAYVAEQGEQKIFIKRNSSPFLAVLSAEGIVPKLLWTKRLESGDVITAQRWVNGRELKSYDMNSRRIGRLLGKIHRSKELLDMFKRLGNEPLTASRFLEDLEDKAKQSGSADPVVKDAIAWLRSNIQEVNVEDYVVCHSDVNHNNWIVSEDDSLYLIDWDGANVADPALDLSALLYLYVPRNEWEQWLSSYGAELTRDLEKRMSWYMIAQSVESVMWHKDKMQVVELNKWNTMLYDVLNEVNV
- the pulA gene encoding type I pullulanase, with amino-acid sequence MEKSVAWIDDVTRLTVNADNIDALLDKTPSLIWEGNKLRGRLEETHLSHTASILFAEPLPVGKEATLVWGDEHFPVFAGSVVRTDWFEDHFTDTHTALGAHYSKDQTKFSVWAPTASNVKLYLNNKYFEMKKSKKGVWFTAVKGDLNKVPYQYEVAINGKIIKVNDPYAKSLTANSKESVVVNLNKTNPDHFTEHDSPDFTRAEDAIIYELHIRDATIDPAGGIKARGKFKGLTEEHTVTKDNSLTGLSYIKELGCSHVQLLPVNDFARVDEREPHMQYNWGYDPLYFQAPEGSYATDVNNPLTRIRECKEMIQSFHNNGLSVILDVVYNHVFVKEDSPFHKLVPGYYFRYHGDGSPGNGTGVGNDLATERKMVRKFILDSVAYWLDEYRVDGFRFDLMGAMDIATMRGIRTLCNEYNRTILLLGEGWDLDTPLHSEQKATMDKSYHLPGVSFFNDFYRDSIKGQLFFMHDAGFANGHGRFIERLPQLVSGSCRDDFGDRKVESPGQSVNYVECHDNHTLWDRLQNTNETETEEEKKRIHQLATGLTLLSQGIPFLHAGQEWFRTKKGDENSYISGDDINKLDWTQREAEKANIQFIKSLINIRREYPVFRLDNKNDIQRRLHILQSPAPVFGYLLLGDSEDIAVFINPTKKRFPLYLPSPGRWDKLISNHVATVSSTSFIIGDHSEIEPYELVVLKKARG